In Halobaculum magnesiiphilum, the following proteins share a genomic window:
- a CDS encoding replication factor C small subunit, with protein sequence MSEADDAEATEAGDGDDAGPAPGREVWIEKYRPETLEDVYGHEQIVSRLQSYIEQDDLPHLLFAGPAGVGKTTSAVAIAKTIYGDDWRTNFLELNASDQRGIDVVRDRIKNFARSSFGGYDYRVIFLDEADSLTDDAQSALRRTMEQFSDNTRFILSCNYSSKIIDPIQSRCAVFRFSPLSDEAVAAQVRDIAADQDIEITDEGLDALVYAADGDMRRAINSLQAAATTGEVVDEETVYEITATARPEEIEAMVEDALAGDFSKSRATLDTLLTETGMAGGDIIDQLHRSVWEFDLSDREAVRLMERIGDADFRITEGANEQVQLEALLASLALANE encoded by the coding sequence ATGAGCGAGGCCGACGACGCGGAGGCGACCGAGGCCGGCGACGGGGACGACGCCGGCCCCGCGCCCGGGCGGGAGGTCTGGATCGAGAAGTACCGCCCGGAGACGCTGGAGGACGTGTACGGACACGAGCAGATCGTCTCCCGGCTGCAAAGCTACATCGAGCAGGACGACCTGCCGCACCTCCTCTTTGCGGGCCCGGCCGGCGTCGGGAAGACGACCTCGGCGGTCGCCATCGCCAAGACGATCTACGGCGACGACTGGCGGACGAACTTCCTGGAGCTCAACGCCTCCGACCAGCGCGGGATCGACGTGGTGCGCGACCGGATCAAGAACTTCGCGCGCTCGTCGTTCGGCGGGTACGACTACCGGGTCATCTTCCTCGACGAGGCCGACTCACTCACCGACGACGCGCAGTCGGCGCTCCGGCGGACGATGGAGCAGTTCTCCGACAACACGCGCTTCATCCTCTCGTGTAACTACTCCTCGAAGATCATCGACCCGATCCAGTCGCGGTGTGCCGTCTTCCGCTTCTCGCCGCTGTCGGACGAGGCGGTGGCGGCGCAGGTGCGCGACATCGCCGCCGACCAGGACATCGAGATCACCGACGAGGGGCTCGACGCGCTGGTGTATGCCGCCGACGGCGACATGCGCCGCGCTATCAACTCCCTGCAGGCGGCCGCGACGACCGGGGAGGTCGTCGACGAGGAGACCGTCTACGAGATCACCGCGACGGCGCGCCCCGAGGAGATCGAGGCGATGGTCGAGGACGCGCTCGCCGGCGACTTCTCGAAGTCGCGGGCGACGCTCGACACGCTGCTCACCGAGACGGGGATGGCCGGCGGCGACATCATCGACCAGCTCCACCGCTCGGTCTGGGAGTTCGACCTCTCCGATCGCGAGGCGGTGCGGCTGATGGAGCGCATCGGCGACGCCGACTTCCGGATCACCGAGGGCGCCAACGAGCAGGTACAGCTGGAGGCGCTGTTGGCGTCGCTGGCGCTGGCGAACGAGTAG
- a CDS encoding type II toxin-antitoxin system VapC family toxin, which produces MRYAETDFLLALIKEDDWLSAPAEEYYRKHGEELWTSPHTLVELMLVAYREERNVERVVANAAALVDVRGETDPVLAAANVVEEDGLTPFDALHLVAADGDPIVSSDGSYDDVTDRVALEDLTE; this is translated from the coding sequence GTGAGGTACGCCGAGACCGACTTCTTGCTCGCGCTGATCAAAGAGGACGACTGGCTGTCGGCGCCCGCCGAGGAGTACTACCGGAAACACGGCGAGGAACTTTGGACGTCGCCACACACGCTGGTGGAGCTGATGCTCGTTGCGTACCGGGAGGAGCGGAACGTCGAACGCGTCGTCGCGAACGCCGCCGCGCTCGTCGACGTCCGCGGGGAGACCGACCCGGTTCTGGCCGCGGCCAACGTCGTCGAGGAGGACGGGTTGACTCCGTTCGACGCACTTCACCTCGTTGCCGCGGACGGCGATCCCATCGTCTCCTCCGACGGGAGCTACGACGACGTAACCGACCGGGTCGCGTTGGAGGACCTCACGGAGTAG
- a CDS encoding acyl-CoA dehydrogenase family protein, giving the protein MLDYVGLEADLSAEEKLIRDTAREFVAEEVAPDIADHYEAGTFPTDLIPDMGDLGFYAPNLEGYGSPNVSERAYGLLMQELEACDSGLRSMASVQGALVMYPIHAFGSDAQKEEWLPALGRGEAVGCFGLTEPEHGSNPSGMETRAERDADGFVLNGEKTWITNSPIADVAVVWAKLTDDDGSPVRGFLVETDREGVETPKIEEKLSMRASVTGGIVLDDVRVPEENVLPDVTGMKGPLSCLTQARYGIAWGAVGAARDCFETAREYQTERDQFGGPIARFQIQQEKLAEMATQITLAQLLAYRLADLKERGNLRPQQVSMAKRNNVRMARDQARVAREMLGGNGITTDYSPMRHMSNLETVYTYEGTHDIHSLILGEDLTGLSAFS; this is encoded by the coding sequence ATGCTCGATTACGTCGGTCTGGAGGCGGATCTCTCGGCCGAGGAGAAGCTGATCCGCGATACGGCCCGGGAGTTCGTCGCCGAGGAGGTCGCCCCCGACATCGCCGACCACTACGAGGCGGGGACCTTCCCCACGGACCTCATCCCCGATATGGGCGATCTCGGCTTCTACGCGCCGAACCTGGAGGGGTACGGCTCCCCGAACGTCTCCGAGCGCGCGTACGGCCTGCTGATGCAGGAACTGGAGGCGTGCGACTCCGGACTGCGCTCGATGGCGAGCGTCCAGGGCGCGCTCGTGATGTACCCGATCCACGCGTTCGGCAGCGACGCCCAGAAGGAGGAGTGGCTCCCCGCGCTCGGGCGGGGCGAGGCCGTCGGCTGTTTCGGCCTGACGGAGCCCGAGCACGGCTCGAACCCCTCGGGGATGGAGACGCGCGCCGAGCGCGACGCCGACGGGTTCGTCCTCAACGGCGAGAAGACGTGGATCACCAACTCGCCCATCGCGGACGTGGCGGTCGTGTGGGCGAAATTGACCGACGACGACGGATCGCCCGTGCGGGGGTTCCTCGTCGAGACCGACCGCGAGGGCGTCGAGACGCCGAAGATCGAGGAGAAGCTCTCGATGCGCGCGTCGGTCACGGGCGGGATCGTCCTCGACGACGTGCGCGTCCCCGAGGAGAACGTTCTCCCCGACGTGACGGGGATGAAGGGGCCGCTGTCGTGTCTCACGCAGGCCCGGTACGGCATCGCCTGGGGCGCCGTCGGCGCCGCCCGCGACTGCTTCGAGACGGCCCGCGAGTACCAGACCGAGCGCGACCAGTTCGGCGGCCCCATCGCCCGCTTCCAGATCCAACAGGAGAAGCTCGCGGAGATGGCGACGCAGATCACCCTCGCGCAGCTGCTCGCGTACCGGCTCGCGGATCTGAAGGAGCGCGGCAACCTGCGCCCCCAGCAGGTGTCGATGGCCAAGCGCAACAACGTCCGGATGGCCCGCGATCAGGCGCGCGTCGCCCGCGAGATGCTCGGCGGCAACGGGATCACGACCGACTACTCGCCGATGCGTCACATGAGCAACCTGGAGACGGTGTACACCTACGAGGGCACCCACGACATCCACTCGCTCATCCTCGGGGAGGATCTGACCGGGCTGTCGGCCTTCTCGTGA
- a CDS encoding AbrB/MazE/SpoVT family DNA-binding domain-containing protein yields the protein MRVDAADGRIYLPKSLREEFGDRFELVEREDRLLLIPVADDPLAALREEFRDVEGSADELAAAAEEEAIEEARR from the coding sequence ATGCGCGTCGACGCCGCCGACGGACGGATCTATCTCCCGAAATCGCTACGTGAGGAGTTCGGCGACCGGTTCGAGTTGGTCGAGCGCGAGGATCGGTTGCTGTTGATCCCTGTCGCGGACGACCCCCTCGCCGCGCTCCGGGAGGAGTTCCGAGACGTGGAGGGGTCCGCCGACGAACTCGCTGCGGCGGCCGAGGAAGAAGCGATCGAGGAGGCCCGTCGGTGA
- a CDS encoding ArsR/SmtB family transcription factor translates to MADMPSSIPGIGGPWSRGDDGDRDPRVIGVDGDDADAVLAALSSDTARAILSALHDSPGPASDVADRVDTSLQNTQYHLKRLREAGVVEVVDTVYSQKGREMDVYAPADGPLVLVAGPESEASGIRATLSRLLGGIGAVGLGAVVVETALGGPFAPTIGFGSAGGADGGAAGDGADVSVESTNATATEAPADDAATATATPTETAGDGGMGIQEATETAAETATPAPTSTPAATPTPDPTATELARDTTYAVAADAGPTLVDLLAASPGFLFLCGGLLALAVVALVARRRGGA, encoded by the coding sequence ATGGCCGACATGCCCTCCTCCATCCCGGGGATCGGCGGGCCGTGGTCCCGTGGCGACGACGGGGACCGCGACCCGCGCGTCATCGGCGTCGACGGCGACGACGCAGACGCCGTCCTCGCGGCGCTGTCCTCGGACACCGCGCGCGCGATCCTCTCCGCCCTCCACGACAGCCCCGGCCCCGCCAGCGACGTGGCCGACCGCGTCGACACGTCGCTGCAGAACACGCAGTACCACCTGAAGCGCCTGCGCGAGGCGGGCGTCGTCGAGGTGGTCGACACCGTCTACTCCCAGAAGGGTCGCGAGATGGACGTGTACGCCCCCGCCGACGGGCCGCTCGTGCTCGTCGCCGGCCCCGAGTCCGAGGCCTCGGGGATCCGCGCGACGCTCAGCCGACTGCTCGGCGGGATCGGCGCCGTCGGCCTCGGCGCCGTCGTCGTCGAGACCGCTCTCGGGGGCCCGTTCGCGCCCACCATTGGGTTCGGCTCGGCGGGCGGGGCCGACGGCGGCGCGGCCGGCGACGGCGCCGACGTGAGCGTCGAGTCGACGAACGCGACCGCCACGGAGGCCCCCGCGGACGACGCCGCGACGGCGACGGCGACGCCGACGGAAACCGCCGGCGACGGCGGGATGGGGATCCAGGAGGCGACCGAGACCGCGGCGGAGACGGCGACGCCCGCGCCGACCTCGACGCCCGCGGCGACGCCCACCCCCGACCCGACCGCGACCGAACTGGCCCGCGACACGACGTACGCCGTCGCCGCCGACGCCGGGCCGACGCTGGTCGACCTGCTCGCCGCCTCGCCGGGGTTCCTGTTCCTGTGTGGCGGCCTGCTCGCGCTCGCGGTCGTCGCGCTGGTCGCCCGGCGCCGCGGCGGGGCGTGA
- a CDS encoding alkaline phosphatase family protein, with the protein MFDDEVAARIRDDRERDGYLFPDYGRYCFAGVPATLGGVLGVDLPGDPLPDGAVADVPGLAGTAPGDDADYDRVCHVLVDGFGYEQWHCEVAADRAPGWLADLAETARVTPLTSVYPSETAAAITTAHTGRTPAEHGVIGWDVYHQDADRVVQTLPFTTKSGEPADEASGVDAGDLFAGGSIYETLAAAGVDSVTVQPTKAATGAYSAHALAGADSHGYEDLDGFRSLLTEALSESDPDTYCYAYLSDVDGAAHEAGTDSDRYRETLAAVSEAVETALSGVPEEVAESTLLVLTADHGHVDTDPETNVDLWEHDFLTERMRRYETGAPTEYPLARGDGGDSWDGDDDGDDDAGAGDPLPPVGGARNVHLHLRPGTTEEVIDYLDRTFDGRAFTREEALDRGLFGNREVSDRLRRRCGDVVFVHRRKAAWRGDEPGKLGYVGWHGGLTPEEMLTPFAAAPLSDVV; encoded by the coding sequence ATGTTCGACGACGAGGTCGCCGCCCGCATCCGCGACGACCGCGAGCGCGACGGCTACCTGTTCCCCGACTACGGCCGGTACTGCTTCGCCGGCGTCCCCGCGACCCTCGGCGGGGTGCTCGGCGTCGACCTCCCCGGCGACCCGCTCCCGGACGGCGCCGTCGCCGACGTGCCCGGCCTCGCCGGCACCGCCCCCGGCGACGACGCCGACTACGACCGCGTCTGTCACGTGCTCGTCGACGGCTTCGGCTACGAGCAGTGGCATTGCGAGGTCGCCGCTGACCGTGCGCCGGGGTGGCTCGCCGACCTCGCGGAGACCGCCCGGGTGACGCCGCTCACGTCCGTCTACCCCTCCGAGACCGCGGCGGCGATCACGACCGCCCACACCGGCCGCACGCCCGCCGAGCACGGCGTGATCGGCTGGGACGTGTACCACCAGGACGCCGACCGCGTCGTCCAGACGCTCCCGTTCACGACCAAATCCGGCGAGCCGGCCGACGAGGCGTCCGGCGTCGACGCCGGCGACCTCTTCGCGGGCGGGTCGATCTACGAGACCCTGGCGGCCGCGGGCGTCGACTCCGTGACCGTCCAGCCCACGAAGGCCGCGACGGGCGCGTACTCGGCGCACGCGCTCGCCGGCGCCGACTCCCACGGCTACGAGGATCTCGACGGCTTCCGATCGCTATTGACCGAGGCGCTCTCCGAGTCGGATCCGGACACCTACTGCTACGCGTACCTCTCGGACGTGGACGGCGCGGCCCACGAGGCCGGCACCGACTCCGACCGCTACCGCGAGACGCTCGCAGCCGTCTCGGAGGCCGTCGAAACGGCGCTGTCGGGCGTTCCCGAGGAGGTCGCCGAGTCGACGCTGCTCGTGCTCACCGCCGACCACGGCCACGTCGACACCGACCCCGAGACCAACGTCGACCTCTGGGAGCACGACTTCCTCACGGAACGCATGCGTCGCTATGAGACCGGCGCCCCGACCGAGTATCCGCTGGCGCGAGGCGACGGGGGAGACAGCTGGGACGGCGACGACGACGGCGACGACGACGCCGGCGCCGGCGACCCGCTCCCGCCGGTCGGCGGCGCGCGCAACGTCCACCTCCACCTCCGGCCGGGGACGACCGAGGAGGTGATCGACTACCTCGATCGGACGTTCGACGGGCGGGCGTTCACCCGCGAGGAGGCCCTCGACCGCGGACTGTTCGGAAACCGGGAGGTCTCCGACCGCCTGCGTCGCCGCTGCGGCGACGTCGTGTTCGTCCACCGACGGAAGGCCGCCTGGCGGGGTGACGAGCCGGGGAAGCTCGGCTACGTCGGCTGGCACGGCGGGCTGACGCCCGAGGAGATGTTGACCCCGTTCGCGGCCGCGCCGCTGTCGGACGTAGTCTGA
- a CDS encoding GNAT family N-acetyltransferase — protein sequence MTGDDADSTVDSTADGSADNAGDSAAAASIRPARGDDADAVRRLLDAAMLSVPDDLADRVAAGDALVAVDADTAGETDDPAVIGALVLADSHIDAIAVRKRRRADGVGTALVAAAAERTDGSLTATFRPGVRPFYESLGFEIEAREGRLFGTFADAEDDAADTDASE from the coding sequence ATGACCGGCGACGACGCCGACAGCACCGTCGATAGTACCGCCGACGGCTCCGCCGACAACGCCGGCGACAGCGCCGCTGCCGCGTCGATCCGGCCCGCCCGCGGCGACGACGCCGACGCGGTCCGCCGACTCCTCGACGCCGCGATGCTCTCGGTTCCGGACGACCTCGCCGACCGCGTCGCCGCCGGCGACGCGCTGGTCGCCGTCGACGCCGACACCGCAGGCGAGACCGACGACCCTGCCGTGATCGGGGCGCTCGTGCTCGCCGACAGTCACATCGACGCGATCGCGGTACGAAAGCGCCGGCGGGCCGACGGCGTCGGCACCGCCCTCGTCGCGGCGGCCGCCGAGCGAACCGACGGGTCGCTGACGGCGACGTTCCGGCCGGGGGTGCGGCCGTTCTACGAGTCGCTGGGGTTCGAGATCGAGGCGCGCGAGGGGCGCTTGTTCGGAACGTTCGCGGACGCCGAGGACGACGCGGCCGACACCGACGCGTCGGAGTGA
- a CDS encoding cupin domain-containing protein has protein sequence MNRVNADDLDWEETDRGEGVGWRRKRLAAGGGGDDLGCSLYELPAGKRAWPFHYHAGNAEALYVLSGEGTLRHADGTTPLRSGDYVALPSGEDGAHRVINDSDGALRYLMVSTMRDPEVLVYPDSDKVGAMAGAAPGGEGERDVDAYFRRGDAVDYWDGEEG, from the coding sequence GTGAACCGCGTCAACGCCGACGATCTCGACTGGGAGGAGACCGACCGCGGCGAGGGGGTGGGGTGGCGCCGCAAGCGACTCGCCGCCGGCGGCGGCGGCGACGACCTCGGGTGCAGCCTCTATGAACTCCCGGCGGGCAAGCGCGCGTGGCCGTTCCACTACCACGCGGGCAACGCCGAGGCGCTGTACGTCCTGTCGGGCGAGGGGACGTTGCGCCACGCGGACGGGACGACCCCGCTCCGATCCGGCGATTACGTCGCGCTCCCGTCCGGCGAGGACGGCGCACACCGGGTGATCAACGACTCCGACGGGGCGCTGCGGTACCTGATGGTCTCGACGATGCGCGACCCGGAGGTGCTCGTGTACCCCGACTCCGACAAGGTGGGCGCGATGGCCGGTGCGGCGCCCGGAGGCGAGGGGGAGCGCGACGTGGACGCGTACTTCCGCCGCGGCGACGCGGTCGACTACTGGGACGGCGAGGAGGGGTAG
- a CDS encoding thiol-disulfide oxidoreductase DCC family protein translates to MSVPRLVYDDDCGFCTFVVSHALELGEFEAVGFSELADDELRARLPDDYEECMHLVTDAAVYSCGEALEAVAKRTGAAGWWLTAAAKGLPKYPQAREKLYRWAADRRDLWGKLARRDSPSNGNASS, encoded by the coding sequence ATGTCCGTCCCCCGCCTCGTGTACGACGACGACTGCGGCTTCTGCACGTTCGTCGTCTCGCACGCGCTGGAGCTGGGCGAGTTCGAGGCCGTCGGCTTCTCCGAGCTGGCCGACGACGAGCTGCGCGCGCGACTGCCCGACGACTACGAGGAGTGCATGCACCTCGTCACCGACGCCGCGGTGTACTCCTGCGGCGAGGCGCTCGAAGCCGTCGCCAAGCGCACCGGCGCCGCGGGCTGGTGGCTCACCGCGGCCGCGAAGGGACTGCCGAAGTACCCGCAGGCCCGCGAGAAACTCTACCGGTGGGCGGCCGACCGCCGGGACCTGTGGGGGAAGCTCGCGCGGCGCGACTCGCCGTCGAACGGCAACGCCTCGTCGTAG
- a CDS encoding 4Fe-4S dicluster domain-containing protein yields the protein MGIDPNFDENREHVGEENGLDVWGPVDPPEKLGIHGAHVAVDYDICIADGACLENCPVDVFDWVDTPDHPESEKKVEPTREDQCIDCMLCVDICPVDAIDVDASRS from the coding sequence ATGGGAATCGATCCGAACTTCGACGAGAACCGCGAGCACGTCGGCGAGGAGAACGGCCTCGACGTGTGGGGGCCCGTCGACCCGCCGGAGAAGCTCGGCATCCACGGCGCCCACGTCGCCGTCGACTACGACATCTGCATCGCCGACGGGGCGTGCCTGGAGAACTGTCCGGTCGACGTGTTCGACTGGGTCGACACGCCCGACCACCCCGAAAGCGAAAAGAAGGTCGAGCCGACCCGCGAGGACCAGTGCATCGACTGTATGCTCTGTGTCGACATCTGTCCGGTCGACGCGATCGACGTGGACGCCTCGCGGTCGTAG
- a CDS encoding metallophosphoesterase, translating to MLVVISDTHATDDHRLRGRTLDAVREADAVIHAGDFYREPVLDDLQREAATVYGVTGNNDDAALRDRLPRERVVGYEGAAIAVRHRSRSGATGLVMFGHERDADLVVFGHSHRPEFDDSGAVPLLNPGSYAQPRGNRPAHAEVTRTDDGLSGELVTPDGEVFERFSVPVRRP from the coding sequence ATGCTCGTCGTCATCTCCGACACCCACGCGACGGACGACCACCGCCTCCGCGGACGGACCCTCGATGCGGTCAGGGAGGCCGACGCCGTGATCCACGCCGGCGACTTCTACCGGGAGCCGGTGCTCGACGACCTGCAGCGCGAGGCGGCGACGGTGTACGGCGTCACCGGCAACAACGACGACGCGGCGCTGCGCGACCGACTCCCGCGCGAGCGCGTCGTCGGCTACGAGGGCGCGGCGATCGCGGTGCGTCACCGCAGCAGAAGCGGCGCCACCGGGCTCGTCATGTTCGGGCACGAGCGCGACGCCGACCTCGTCGTCTTCGGCCACAGCCACCGCCCCGAGTTCGACGATTCGGGGGCGGTGCCGCTGCTCAATCCGGGCAGTTACGCACAACCTCGGGGGAACCGGCCGGCACACGCCGAGGTGACGCGGACCGACGACGGGCTCTCGGGGGAACTCGTGACGCCCGACGGCGAGGTGTTCGAGCGGTTCTCCGTGCCCGTACGGAGGCCGTGA
- the samp2 gene encoding ubiquitin-like small modifier protein SAMP2 translates to MDVTCEVVGEGTETLALDDDATYADVCRAVGYSPHEVTVLVDGSPVPEDAPVEASDLKVLRLIKGG, encoded by the coding sequence ATGGACGTGACCTGCGAGGTCGTCGGCGAGGGGACCGAAACGCTCGCGCTCGACGACGACGCGACCTACGCCGACGTGTGCCGGGCGGTCGGCTACTCCCCTCACGAGGTGACCGTGCTCGTGGACGGAAGCCCGGTCCCGGAGGACGCCCCCGTCGAGGCGAGCGATCTGAAGGTGCTCCGGCTCATCAAGGGCGGATGA
- a CDS encoding phosphoglucomutase/phosphomannomutase family protein — protein sequence MDRISFGTDGWRATLDTFTDRRVRIVGQAVADTLAESEPDGSERPVIVGYDARPTSEGFAESLAAVLAGNGFDVLLPERDCPTPLVAYGIVERDAAGAMMVTASHNPPEYNGVKFIPDDGAPALPEVTERIEANLREPTLDAAGTADEGEVRRVDLRTPHAEHAHDLVADGGALDLSGLTVAYDAMHGSGRGVTDALLESAGAQVERLRCERDPEFGGGSPEPSAENLTALAERVVEGDADLGIANDGDADRLAIVTPERGHLDENLFFAATYDRLLEGDSGPAIRTVSTTFLIDRIAEAHGEEVFETAVGFKWVAQAMGEHDALIGGEESGGFSVRGHVREKDGVLMALLAAAAESEESYDDRVDRLEAEHGRIVADKVSVDCPDSEKARVIDDLADHIPDEVAGEAVADVVTVDGFKLLLADGSWLLVRPSGTEPKMRVYAESGSEKNTKAILADGHELVEPLV from the coding sequence ATGGACCGGATCTCCTTCGGAACCGACGGGTGGCGCGCCACCCTCGACACGTTCACCGACCGCCGCGTCCGGATCGTCGGCCAGGCCGTCGCCGACACCCTCGCCGAGTCGGAGCCCGACGGCTCCGAGCGCCCGGTGATCGTCGGCTACGACGCCCGGCCCACCTCCGAGGGCTTCGCCGAGTCGCTCGCGGCGGTGCTCGCTGGCAACGGCTTCGACGTGCTGCTCCCAGAGCGCGACTGCCCCACCCCGCTCGTGGCGTACGGTATCGTCGAGCGCGACGCCGCGGGCGCGATGATGGTCACGGCCTCGCACAACCCGCCCGAGTACAACGGCGTGAAGTTCATCCCCGACGACGGCGCCCCCGCCCTCCCGGAGGTCACCGAGCGCATCGAGGCGAACCTCCGCGAGCCGACCCTCGACGCCGCCGGCACCGCCGACGAGGGCGAGGTCCGCCGCGTCGACCTCCGGACCCCCCACGCCGAACACGCCCACGACCTCGTCGCCGACGGTGGGGCGCTCGATCTGTCGGGGCTGACGGTCGCGTACGACGCGATGCACGGCAGCGGCCGCGGCGTTACCGACGCCCTGCTGGAGTCCGCCGGCGCCCAGGTCGAGCGCCTCCGGTGCGAGCGCGACCCCGAGTTCGGCGGCGGGTCGCCGGAGCCCTCGGCCGAGAACCTGACGGCGCTCGCCGAGCGCGTCGTCGAGGGCGACGCGGACCTGGGGATCGCCAACGACGGCGACGCCGACCGGCTGGCGATCGTCACGCCCGAGCGCGGCCACCTCGACGAGAACCTCTTCTTCGCGGCGACGTACGACCGCCTCCTGGAGGGCGACTCCGGGCCCGCGATCCGGACGGTCTCGACCACCTTCCTCATCGACCGGATCGCCGAGGCGCACGGCGAGGAGGTGTTCGAGACCGCGGTCGGCTTCAAGTGGGTCGCACAGGCGATGGGCGAGCACGACGCGTTGATCGGCGGCGAGGAGTCCGGCGGCTTCTCCGTGCGCGGACACGTCCGCGAGAAGGACGGCGTGTTGATGGCGCTGCTCGCGGCCGCCGCCGAGAGCGAGGAGTCGTACGACGACCGCGTCGACCGACTGGAGGCCGAGCACGGCCGCATCGTCGCCGACAAGGTGAGCGTCGACTGCCCCGACAGCGAGAAGGCCCGCGTCATCGACGACCTCGCCGACCACATCCCCGACGAGGTCGCCGGCGAGGCGGTCGCGGACGTGGTGACGGTGGACGGGTTCAAGCTCCTCCTGGCCGACGGCTCGTGGCTGCTCGTGCGCCCCTCGGGCACCGAGCCGAAGATGCGCGTGTACGCCGAATCCGGCTCCGAGAAGAACACGAAAGCGATCCTCGCCGACGGCCACGAGCTGGTCGAGCCGCTGGTCTGA
- a CDS encoding cation diffusion facilitator family transporter, with protein sequence MAGGSRSVVIAALIANGSIAVMKFFGFLLTGSPSMLSETYHSISDTGNQVFLLIGIRYSSREANRSHPFGYGKAQFFYAFLVSVLLFGIAGWESLKHGYEALMHTGHGGERADVILAGINFTELVPVDPFWINVVVLLGAIVFEVYALAKANAELQRQIETYGWSGVREAFSKTSDVTTLTAFTEDAIALAGAAVALVGITLARYLDMPVFDAIASLVIGGLLMGFAVALAWENKRLILGESLPADVEETLRSAIADHEGVVHVDGFRTVFVGPGEALVTADVSFDGDAAARGVDEDITQIEATLRDLDDRVRIVYIEPEV encoded by the coding sequence ATGGCTGGAGGAAGCAGGTCCGTCGTTATCGCCGCGCTGATCGCCAACGGCTCCATCGCGGTCATGAAGTTCTTCGGCTTCCTGCTCACCGGGTCGCCGTCGATGCTCTCGGAGACGTACCACTCCATCTCCGACACCGGGAACCAGGTGTTCCTCCTGATCGGGATCCGCTACTCGAGCAGGGAGGCGAACCGGTCGCACCCGTTCGGCTACGGCAAGGCGCAGTTCTTCTACGCCTTTCTCGTCTCCGTGCTCCTGTTCGGCATCGCCGGCTGGGAGTCGCTAAAACACGGGTACGAGGCGCTGATGCACACCGGACATGGCGGCGAGCGGGCCGACGTGATCCTCGCGGGGATCAACTTCACCGAGCTGGTGCCGGTCGACCCGTTCTGGATCAATGTCGTCGTCCTCCTGGGCGCCATCGTGTTCGAGGTCTACGCGCTCGCGAAGGCGAACGCGGAGCTCCAGCGGCAGATCGAGACGTACGGCTGGTCGGGGGTCCGCGAGGCGTTCTCGAAGACCAGCGACGTGACGACGCTCACCGCCTTCACCGAGGACGCCATCGCGCTTGCGGGCGCCGCCGTCGCGCTCGTCGGCATCACGCTGGCGCGGTACCTCGACATGCCGGTGTTCGACGCGATCGCCTCGCTCGTCATCGGCGGGCTGTTGATGGGCTTCGCCGTCGCGCTCGCCTGGGAGAACAAGCGGCTGATCCTCGGAGAGTCGCTTCCCGCGGACGTGGAGGAGACGCTCCGGTCGGCGATCGCCGACCACGAGGGCGTCGTCCACGTCGACGGCTTCCGGACGGTGTTCGTCGGCCCCGGGGAGGCGCTGGTCACCGCGGACGTGAGCTTCGACGGCGACGCGGCGGCCCGCGGCGTCGACGAGGACATCACCCAGATCGAGGCAACGCTTCGGGATCTCGACGACCGTGTCCGGATCGTCTACATCGAGCCGGAAGTGTGA